A region of the Candidatus Methylomirabilis oxygeniifera genome:
CCGCTGCTCAAAGGTCACGACCTGCGCCAGTTGGGGCTGAAGCCTGGCCCCATCTACCGGCAGGCCTTGGCTGCGCTGCGCTCGGCTAAGCTGGATGGGCGTCTCCACACCAGAGAGGACGAGACGTCGTTTGTCCTTCAGCGCTTCGCCGGAGGGCGCCTTCAAGATTGACAAGGGTGTGTCCCTCTGTTACGGTTACTCATAGTAATAGCCATGGTCCTCGGTGGCCCGAGACGCAACAGACTCGATGGACATTTTTCGAGCACAAAGGCATGTCTGATCTGACACAGTTCATTCTGAATTTGAGCGTGAGGCTGCCGGCCATCCTGGCAGCCTTGACGTTTCACGAGTATGCCCACGGGTGGGTGGCCGACAAACGGGGCGATTCGACGGCAAGGTTGTTAGGCCGCCTCACCTGGAACCCCCTCAGCCACCTGGATCCCATCGGGACTCTGGCCCTGATCTTCACGCCGGTGGGTTGGGCCAAGCCGGTTCCGGTAAATTTCAACAACCTCCGACATCCGAGGCGCGATATGGTCTTGGTGGCAGCAGCAGGGCCGGGCGCGAACCTCATACTCGCCTCCGTGTGTGCCGGGTTGCTTCGACAATTCGACGGGACTGAGGGGATGGATGAATCTGCTGCCTGGTTGCTTTCATGGTTTACTCCGGTCTATCACATGTTGCGCTGGAGTGTATTAATCAACGTCGCGCTGGCTGTCTTTAACTTGATTCCGGTGCTGCCGCTTGATGGCGGTCGCGTCATGGCCGGGCTTTTGCCCCCGCGGCAGGCGGCCTCATATGGCAGGCTGGAGCGGTACGGCTTTGTAATTCTCATCGTGCTGATCTTCAGCGGCGTGGTCGATCGATTGATCTGGCCGCCTATTGCGCTTGTCGCCGGGTTGTTGCTCGGCGCGTAGGTCCGAGAGGAGTACGGCAGTCGATGCCGAAGGATCGGGTTTTGAGCGGGATGAGACCGACGGGTCGGCTCCACCTGGGCCATCTGTTCGGGGCGTTAGACAACTGGCGCCGACTACAGGAAGCGTATGAATGCTTCTTTTTCGTAGCCGACTGGCATGCACTGACGACTGAGTACGCAGACACAAAGAGCATTCGGGACAATATCTGCGAGATGGCCCTGGATATGCTGGCAGCCGGGATCGATCCCTCGAAGGCAACCCTTTTTCTACAATCTCGGCTTCACGAACATGCGGAGCTGTACCTGTTGCTGTCGATGATTACACCGGTCCCCTGGCTGGAGCGAAATCCGACGTACAAGGAGCAACAGCAAGAGCTCACCACGAAAGATCTCAGTACCCATGGGTTTCTGGGGTACCCGGTTCTCATGGCCTCGGACATACTCATTTACAAGGCCAATCATGTGCCGGTCGGGATCGATCAGGTGCCCCATCTGGAGTTGGCCAGAGAGATCGCGCGCCGATTCAATGCGCTGTACGGTGAGGTGCTCGTTGAGCCGCAGCCCCTTCTGACAGAGTTTGCGAAGGTTCCCGGCACCGACGGCCGCAAGATGAGCAAGAGTTACGGGAACGCCGTCTTTCTGTCCGATTCGCCCGAGCAGGTGGCCGCAAAGATCAAGCCGATGGTGACGGACCCGGCTCGGGTGCGCCGGCGTGATCCCGGTAATCCTGATGTCTGCCCGGTCTTCGACCTGCACAAGATCTTCACTCCAAAGGCGGAGCGGGACACCGTCATCGATCCCGGCTGTCGGACGGCAGGGATCGGATGTCTGGACTGCAAGGGCGTCTTGCTCCAGCATATGCTTCCCGCACTACGTCCTATCTACGAGCGGCGTCAGGATCTGGCGGCTCGCCCGGAGATTGTCCAGGAGGTCCTGGAGGACGGGTGGGCCAGGGCCAAGAAGGTGGCAGGAGAGACCTTGTCAGAGGTCAGGGCTGCGATGCATATGTAACATCAGCATTCAGCTAATACCTGATGGCTGATAGCTGATCTCTTGAGGTGAACAAATGGTTGATCGCTCAATTCCGGAAGGACTGACGTTTGACGACGTACTCCTGATCCCCGCTAAATCAGAGGTCCTCCCACGGGATGTCGATGTGCGAACCCGTCTGACCAGACGGCTGACTATCAACATTCCGGTCGTCAGCGCCGCGATGGATACGGTAACCGAGGCCAGGATGGCCATTGCGCTGGCCCGGGAGGGGGGGATCGGTATGATCCATCGGGCACTCCCTCCGGATCGGCAGGCCCTTGAAGTGGACAAGGTCAAGAAGTCCGAGAGCGGAATGATCGTAGACCCGATCACGATCTCACCGGATCAGAAACTATCCGACGCCCTGGAACTGATGCAACACTATCGGATTTCAGGCGTTCCTGTTACGCAGAACGGAAAATTGGTCGGCATTCTGACCAATCGGGATATCCGCTTCGAGACCAAGCTTGACCTGAAGATTGCCCAGGTGATGACCAAAGATCGGCTCATCACGGCGCCGGTCGGTACCAGTCTGGAGGAGGCAAAGGAGATCCTGCACCGGAACCGGATCGAGAAGCTGCTGGTGGTGGATGATGCGTTCAATCTCCGCGGTCTTATTACCATCAAGGATATTGAGAAGACGATCAAGTACCCGAACGCCTGCAAGGATGAGCTCGGGCGATTGCGCGTGGGCGCAGCCGTCGGCGTGAGCGATGAGACGCCGGACCGGGTAGATGTGTTGGTTAAGGCCGGCGTCGATGTCCTGGTGGTAGATACCGCCCACGGCCACAGCAGTGGGGTCGTAGAGACCGTTGCTATGATCAAGCGGCGGCATCCTGACACCGAGGTGATCGCCGGCAACATTGCGACAGCCGAAGGGGCCGAGGAGCTGATCAGGGCGGGGGCCGACGGACTGAAGGTCGGGATCGGCCCTGGATCTATCTGTACAACCCGGATGGTCGCCGGAGCGGGGGTCCCGCAGATTACGGCGATCGCGGACTGCGCGAAAGTCGCCGATCAACATGGCGTTCCGATCATTGCCGACGGCGGCATCAAGTTTTCGGGCGATGTGACCAAGGCGATCGCGGCCGGGGCGCATGTCGTGATGCTTGGGAGTCTGCTGGCTGGGACCGAGGAAAGCCCCGGCGAGACGATCATCTTTCAGGGACGGACCTACAAGGTCTACCGCGGCATGGGTTCGTTGGGTGCCATGCAGCGTGGCGGCAGGGATCGGTACGGCCAGGAGGCGGAAACGGAGGAATACAAGCTTGTTCCCGAGGGGATTGAGGGGCGTGTTCCCTATAAAGGGACACTGGCCGGCAGCATGTATCAACTGGTTGGAGGGCTCCGATCCGGGATGGGCTATTGCGGCTGCTACACCATCGAGGAGCTTCGGCAGAAGGGCCGCTTTATTCGGATCACCTCCGCCGGGCTCCGCGAGAGCCACGTGCATGACGTCATCATCACAAAAGAAGCGCCGAACTACCGGCTGGACTGACGCGCGTTTATCGCGTCATTGCGTTGACGCGTTTATATACTTCTGGTAGCTACTCCACCTCACACTCGAATGGGTCGTTAGACTCCCCGCAAACACAACAAACGCAATAGACGCAAGAAATACAAGAAACGTAGTACGTAACCAACGCATGAGTGTATGAATAAAATTCTCATCCTCGATTTCGGTTCGCAGTACACGCAGTTGATCGCCCGACGCGTCCGTGAACTGGGTGTCTACTGCGAGATCCATCCGTTCGACCTGCCGCTAGACAACATCAAGGCGTTTAATCCAAAGGGGATCATTCTTTCCGGTAGTCCGGCCAGTGTCTACCAGCCGGACGCTCCCCTGTGCCGGCGCGAGATCATCGAGCAGGGCGTACCGGTCCTCGGGATCTGCTACGGGATGGGGGTGCTTGGACACTTCTATGGTGCCGTCTCGACCCGGGCAGCCAACCGAGA
Encoded here:
- a CDS encoding conserved hypothetical protein; putative peptidase family M50, putative membrane protein (Evidence 4 : Homologs of previously reported genes of unknown function), with protein sequence MSDLTQFILNLSVRLPAILAALTFHEYAHGWVADKRGDSTARLLGRLTWNPLSHLDPIGTLALIFTPVGWAKPVPVNFNNLRHPRRDMVLVAAAGPGANLILASVCAGLLRQFDGTEGMDESAAWLLSWFTPVYHMLRWSVLINVALAVFNLIPVLPLDGGRVMAGLLPPRQAASYGRLERYGFVILIVLIFSGVVDRLIWPPIALVAGLLLGA
- the trpS gene encoding Tryptophanyl-tRNA synthetase (Tryptophan--tRNA ligase) (TrpRS); the protein is MPKDRVLSGMRPTGRLHLGHLFGALDNWRRLQEAYECFFFVADWHALTTEYADTKSIRDNICEMALDMLAAGIDPSKATLFLQSRLHEHAELYLLLSMITPVPWLERNPTYKEQQQELTTKDLSTHGFLGYPVLMASDILIYKANHVPVGIDQVPHLELAREIARRFNALYGEVLVEPQPLLTEFAKVPGTDGRKMSKSYGNAVFLSDSPEQVAAKIKPMVTDPARVRRRDPGNPDVCPVFDLHKIFTPKAERDTVIDPGCRTAGIGCLDCKGVLLQHMLPALRPIYERRQDLAARPEIVQEVLEDGWARAKKVAGETLSEVRAAMHM
- the guaB gene encoding Inosine-5'-monophosphate dehydrogenase (IMP dehydrogenase) (IMPDH) (IMPD) (Evidence 2a : Function of homologous gene experimentally demonstrated in an other organism; PubMedId : 11059489; Product type e : enzyme) — translated: MVDRSIPEGLTFDDVLLIPAKSEVLPRDVDVRTRLTRRLTINIPVVSAAMDTVTEARMAIALAREGGIGMIHRALPPDRQALEVDKVKKSESGMIVDPITISPDQKLSDALELMQHYRISGVPVTQNGKLVGILTNRDIRFETKLDLKIAQVMTKDRLITAPVGTSLEEAKEILHRNRIEKLLVVDDAFNLRGLITIKDIEKTIKYPNACKDELGRLRVGAAVGVSDETPDRVDVLVKAGVDVLVVDTAHGHSSGVVETVAMIKRRHPDTEVIAGNIATAEGAEELIRAGADGLKVGIGPGSICTTRMVAGAGVPQITAIADCAKVADQHGVPIIADGGIKFSGDVTKAIAAGAHVVMLGSLLAGTEESPGETIIFQGRTYKVYRGMGSLGAMQRGGRDRYGQEAETEEYKLVPEGIEGRVPYKGTLAGSMYQLVGGLRSGMGYCGCYTIEELRQKGRFIRITSAGLRESHVHDVIITKEAPNYRLD
- a CDS encoding protein of unknown function (Evidence 5 : No homology to any previously reported sequences), whose protein sequence is MDLAVDTQFTDASGDQLRVLRTEIEDENFIHTLMRWLRTTFLVFLASIAFVVFAGSLTTHSSVRWSSYQKYINASTQ